Part of the Hyalangium ruber genome, TCGCAGGGAGGCGATCCACCCCACCCGGCTCGTGACAAGGACAGGAGTGACGGCGGCTCCGCGCCGCTGGTATGTGGCGTGAATGGAGTGGGAGTGGGATCAGCAACGACTGCTGCGCTTCCGGGAGGGCGCTCCGGAGGTGTTGGGAGAGGTGTATCGCGCACACGCGGAGCGGCTGGCTCGGACGCTCCGCGCGGCGGCGTTTCGTGGGCGGGCTTTCGCGCACCTCCGGGGTGCGCTCGAAGTGGAGAACACGGTGCTGGAGACCTTCGCCCGAGCCTTCGAACCCCGCACCCGGTTGGCGTACGACGGTGTGCGCCCATATGCGCAGTTTTTGATGGGCATTGCCCGCAACGTGGTGCTGGAGCAGTCGCGTTCGCGCGAGGTGGTGGCGGGGCTGGAGCCGGGGGACGAGAACGCCACGCTGGACTGGGAGCTGGGAGGCACGGGCTCGTCGGAGGACATGCAGCAGCTGTTGGAGGACCGGGAGGTGGAGGAGCTGCTGCAGGACTTCAAGGGAGGGCTGTCGGCGGAGGAGCGCGAGCTGTTCGAGCTGCGCTTCACGGAAGGGTTGGCGCAGGAGAGCGCCGCCGAGCGGGTGGGCCTCACGCGCATCCAGGTGCGGCGGCGGGAGAAGGGCATCAAGCAGCGGCTGCTCGAGTTCCTGCAGGCGCGCGGGTACCTGCAAGGCATCCAGGCGAAGGGCTGGGGTTTCCTCAAGGGGAGGGGTGAGGCATGACGTGCGCGAACACGGAGGCGAAGGCGGCGCTCAAGGCGCTGTTCGTGGGGGAGCTGAACGCGGAGGGCCATGCCCAGCTTCGCGCGCATGCCGGCGCGTGCGCCGAGTGCGGCCAGGCCTATGAGCGGCTCTCGCGGGTGGAGTCCTCGCTGGAGAAGCGGGTGCTGCCCCAGGAGCGCCAGGCGCTGCTCGAGGCGCAGTTGATGGCGCGAGTGAAGGCCGCGGACCGTGCCGCGGCGCCAGAGCCGCGCTCCTTTTGGCAGTGGTGGAAGGTAGCGCTGCCGGCGGCGGCGATGGCGGCGGTGGCGATGCTGGTGGTGCTGCCGCGGGTGAGCGGGCAGGGGGAGCAGGGGGGAGATGGGTGGCAGGCGCGCAGCGGTGGCGCGAAGGGGGAGGCGTTTGGCGTGCGCGCCTTCTGTGTGGCGCAGGATGGCCAGGTGAAGGGCGAGGCGCGGCCGGGCGGGACGTTGGCGTGCCCCGAGGGCGCCACGGTGCAGTTCAGCTACACGGCGCCGGAGGGGGCGCGGCTGTCGGTGGCGGCGAAGTCGCCCGGGGGCGAGGTGCTCCAGTTCTTCCCGCGCGAGGGTGCGCCGGCGCCGGTGACGCCGGGGACGGATGTGCCTCTCTCCTACAGCACGCCAGTGCAGGGTGGCTGGCTGTCCTCGCCGATGCAGGTGCGGGCGCGCTTCGAGGACGAGAAGGGCCAGCTCCTCAATGAGACGCAGGTGACGCTCACGCCGGCGCAGTGAGCCCCTCCTTATATATGCGGGGAGGCGCTCTCTAGAGGTGGAGCCGGTAGCCGAGGCCCGCCGCGAGGAATCCGCCGAGGTTCACGCTGCCCGTGGTGAGCATCCCCACCCGGGTGAAGTGGTAGTGGGCTTCGAGGAAGAGTCCTCCCGGGCCCAGGGGCAGCTCAGCGCCTCCGAGGAGCTGGAAGCCCAGGGTGCCTTCCTTCTCCACGGTGGTGGCGCCAAAGCCCTGCGCGGTGGCCTGGTGCAGGTAGAGGCCCGGGCCCGCGCCCGCGTACGGGGTGATGGCGCCCAGCGCTCCCTCGAAGCGGTACACCGCCGACAGGAGGAAGGCGATCTCCCGCTCGGTGAGCCGGTACTCCTGCTCTCCGCGCGTGAGCTGCGGATCATTGACCGTCCCCGAAGCCTTGGGCTGGTGGAAGTTCACCTCCGCCACCAAGGCCAGGCGTCGATCGAGCAAC contains:
- a CDS encoding RNA polymerase sigma factor, giving the protein MEWEWDQQRLLRFREGAPEVLGEVYRAHAERLARTLRAAAFRGRAFAHLRGALEVENTVLETFARAFEPRTRLAYDGVRPYAQFLMGIARNVVLEQSRSREVVAGLEPGDENATLDWELGGTGSSEDMQQLLEDREVEELLQDFKGGLSAEERELFELRFTEGLAQESAAERVGLTRIQVRRREKGIKQRLLEFLQARGYLQGIQAKGWGFLKGRGEA
- a CDS encoding anti-sigma factor family protein, whose amino-acid sequence is MTCANTEAKAALKALFVGELNAEGHAQLRAHAGACAECGQAYERLSRVESSLEKRVLPQERQALLEAQLMARVKAADRAAAPEPRSFWQWWKVALPAAAMAAVAMLVVLPRVSGQGEQGGDGWQARSGGAKGEAFGVRAFCVAQDGQVKGEARPGGTLACPEGATVQFSYTAPEGARLSVAAKSPGGEVLQFFPREGAPAPVTPGTDVPLSYSTPVQGGWLSSPMQVRARFEDEKGQLLNETQVTLTPAQ